A region from the Salvelinus sp. IW2-2015 linkage group LG19, ASM291031v2, whole genome shotgun sequence genome encodes:
- the jph1b gene encoding junctophilin-1b isoform X2, which yields MTGGRFDFDDGGTYCGGWEDGKAHGHGVCTGPKGQGEYSGSWNNGFEVVGVYTWPSGNVYQGYWAQGKRHGFGVESKGRWIYRGEWTHGFKGRYGVRQSLHTPARYDGTWSNGLQDGYGVETYGDGGTYQGQWTGGMRHGYGVRQSVPYGMATVIRSPLRTSLASLRSEQSNGTVLHANLDLSDSLAGTRGGFVLNFHSEGEGEKKKGLFRRGSLFGSLRNLRKSDSRSSISSKRSSARSDAASSISRISSSDANSTISFGDGVDEYMTLEDNVDATTTESYMGEWKNDKRNGFGVSERTNGMKYEGEWMNNKRHGYGCTMFPDGTKEEGKYKNNVLARGIKKQLIPLKNTKTKQKVDRAVEGAIRAAAIAKTKVEIATSRTAHARTKGDAADQAGQSASQDSDIARAVARELSPNFHQPGPDYIKQRFNEPIEPIVQEEKKEKSPSSSPHFYRKGTTPDHSPTATPQPSPPPTPPPAPVPEPKKSLFSKLTPKPGKENKTPSAESQAPVITKAVSKTSLKQEVRQEVPPQPKTFKMAESVPVSPGNGQLHTDTEYHGYYMKADVKIPPDEPEGVEEEHVTPSTFAQMPQPAKPMAQYRTPTPKPGAPKSAAKESKPELTLKKQDSYKPKSLAETRKQASLEITTDFVEEESGPNSILVALVMLLNIGLAIIFVHFLT from the exons ATGACGGGCGGACGGTTCGATTTTGACGATGGTGGCACATATTGCGGTGGCTGGGAGGATGGAAAAGCCCATGGGCATGGCGTCTGTACCGGGCCCAAGGGCCAAGGCGAATACTCCGGGTCCTGGAACAATGGTTTTGAGGTAGTGGGGGTGTACACCTGGCCCAGTGGAAACGTGTATCAGGGTTACTGGGCACAGGGGAAACGACACGGATTCGGTGTGGAATCGAAGGGAAGGTGGATTTATCGTGGTGAATGGACTCATGGATTTAAAGGTCGATATGGGGTCCGGCAAAGTCTCCACACGCCTGCCAGATACGATGGGACATGGAGTAACGGTCTGCAAGATGGATATGGAGTTGAAACGTATGGTGATGGAG GTACGTACCAGGGGCAGTGGACAGGAGGAATGCGACACGGATATGGTGTGCGGCAAAGTGTACCTTACGGGATGGCTACGGTTATTCGCTCACCTCTTCGAACCTCGCTGGCCTCGCTCCGCAGCGAACAGAGCAACGGCACCGTCCTCCATGCCAACCTCGACCTGTCAGACAGCCTTGCCGGCACCAGAGGAGGCTTTGTTCTCAACTTCCACAGCGAAGGCGAAGGTGAGAAGAAAAAGGGCCTGTTCAGAAGAGGGTCCCTGTTCGGCAGCCTCAGAAACCTCAGAAAGTCTGACTCCAGGTCATCCATATCAAGCAAACGCAGCTCTGCCCGCAGCGATGCCGCCAGCTCCATCAGCCGAATCAGCTCCAGCGATGCCAATTCCACCATCAGCTTTGGAGATGGAGTTGATGAGTACATGACCCTGGAGGACAATGTAGATGCCACCACCACTGAGTCCTACATGGGGGAGTGGAAAAACGACAAGCGGAATGGCTTTGGTGTCAGCGAGCGCACCAACGGGATGAAGTATGAGGGAGAGTGGATGAACAACAAACGCCACGGCTACGGATGCACAATGTTCCCAGACGGCACCAAAGAAGAGGGGAAATATAAAAACAATGTGTTGGCGCGAGGCATCAAGAAACAGCTCATTCCTCTCAAAAACACCAAAACTAAACAGAAAGTGGATCGGGCTGTGGAAGGAGCTATACGGGCAGCAGCTATTGCCAAAACAAAAGTAGAAATAGCCACTTCAAG AACGGCTCACGCCAGGACTAAAGGTGATGCTGCTGACCAGGccggtcagtcagccagtcaggacTCAGACATCGCCAGGGCAGTGGCCAGGGAACTGTCTCCCAACTTCCATCAGCCAG GCCCTGATTATATAAAGCAGAGGTTCAATGAGCCTATTGAACCTATTGtccaagaggagaagaaagagaagtcCCCCTCAAGTAGCCCTCATTTCTACCGTAAAGGCACAACCCCAGACCACTCTCCCACTGCGACTCCCCAGCCCTCTCCCCCACCAACACCCCCACCAGCGCCAGTCCCAGAGCCCAAGAAGAGCTTATTCAGCAAGCTCACCCCCAAGCCAGGGAAAGAGAACAAAACCCCTTCAGCAGAGAGCCAGGCCCCGGTAATCACAAAGGCAGTGTCTAAGACATCGTTGAAACAGGAAGTAAGACAAGAAGTGCCTCCTCAACCGAAAACGTTCAAGATGGCGGAGTCGGTCCCCGTCAGCCCTGGCAATGGACAGCTGCACACTGACACTGAGTACCACGGCTACTACATGAAGGCAGACGTGAAGATCCCCCCAGATGAACctgagggagtagaggaggagcaTGTTACCCCGTCGACCTTCGCCCAGATGCCACAGCCCGCAAAACCTATGGCGCAATACAGGACACCCACCCCAAAACCTGGAGCGCCAAAGTCAGCAGCCAAAGAAAGCAAACCTGAGCTAACACTTAAGAAACAAGATTCGTATAAGCCAAAAAGCCTAGCAGAAACTAGGAAACAAGCCAGYTTGGAGATCACCACGGATTTCGTAGAGGAAGAGTCA GGTCCTAACTCAATACTGGTTGCCCTTGTAATGCTGTTGAATATTGGTCTAGCAATAATTTTTGTCCATTTTTTAACCTGA
- the jph1b gene encoding junctophilin-1b isoform X1 has translation MTGGRFDFDDGGTYCGGWEDGKAHGHGVCTGPKGQGEYSGSWNNGFEVVGVYTWPSGNVYQGYWAQGKRHGFGVESKGRWIYRGEWTHGFKGRYGVRQSLHTPARYDGTWSNGLQDGYGVETYGDGGTYQGQWTGGMRHGYGVRQSVPYGMATVIRSPLRTSLASLRSEQSNGTVLHANLDLSDSLAGTRGGFVLNFHSEGEGEKKKGLFRRGSLFGSLRNLRKSDSRSSISSKRSSARSDAASSISRISSSDANSTISFGDGVDEYMTLEDNVDATTTESYMGEWKNDKRNGFGVSERTNGMKYEGEWMNNKRHGYGCTMFPDGTKEEGKYKNNVLARGIKKQLIPLKNTKTKQKVDRAVEGAIRAAAIAKTKVEIATSRTAHARTKGDAADQAGQSASQDSDIARAVARELSPNFHQPGPDYIKQRFNEPIEPIVQEEKKEKSPSSSPHFYRKGTTPDHSPTATPQPSPPPTPPPAPVPEPKKSLFSKLTPKPGKENKTPSAESQAPVITKAVSKTSLKQEVRQEVPPQPKTFKMAESVPVSPGNGQLHTDTEYHGYYMKADVKIPPDEPEGVEEEHVTPSTFAQMPQPAKPMAQYRTPTPKPGAPKSAAKESKPELTLKKQDSYKPKSLAETRKQASLEITTDFVEEESVSNSYCMMMKMGKLKQRERKVSFQNNV, from the exons ATGACGGGCGGACGGTTCGATTTTGACGATGGTGGCACATATTGCGGTGGCTGGGAGGATGGAAAAGCCCATGGGCATGGCGTCTGTACCGGGCCCAAGGGCCAAGGCGAATACTCCGGGTCCTGGAACAATGGTTTTGAGGTAGTGGGGGTGTACACCTGGCCCAGTGGAAACGTGTATCAGGGTTACTGGGCACAGGGGAAACGACACGGATTCGGTGTGGAATCGAAGGGAAGGTGGATTTATCGTGGTGAATGGACTCATGGATTTAAAGGTCGATATGGGGTCCGGCAAAGTCTCCACACGCCTGCCAGATACGATGGGACATGGAGTAACGGTCTGCAAGATGGATATGGAGTTGAAACGTATGGTGATGGAG GTACGTACCAGGGGCAGTGGACAGGAGGAATGCGACACGGATATGGTGTGCGGCAAAGTGTACCTTACGGGATGGCTACGGTTATTCGCTCACCTCTTCGAACCTCGCTGGCCTCGCTCCGCAGCGAACAGAGCAACGGCACCGTCCTCCATGCCAACCTCGACCTGTCAGACAGCCTTGCCGGCACCAGAGGAGGCTTTGTTCTCAACTTCCACAGCGAAGGCGAAGGTGAGAAGAAAAAGGGCCTGTTCAGAAGAGGGTCCCTGTTCGGCAGCCTCAGAAACCTCAGAAAGTCTGACTCCAGGTCATCCATATCAAGCAAACGCAGCTCTGCCCGCAGCGATGCCGCCAGCTCCATCAGCCGAATCAGCTCCAGCGATGCCAATTCCACCATCAGCTTTGGAGATGGAGTTGATGAGTACATGACCCTGGAGGACAATGTAGATGCCACCACCACTGAGTCCTACATGGGGGAGTGGAAAAACGACAAGCGGAATGGCTTTGGTGTCAGCGAGCGCACCAACGGGATGAAGTATGAGGGAGAGTGGATGAACAACAAACGCCACGGCTACGGATGCACAATGTTCCCAGACGGCACCAAAGAAGAGGGGAAATATAAAAACAATGTGTTGGCGCGAGGCATCAAGAAACAGCTCATTCCTCTCAAAAACACCAAAACTAAACAGAAAGTGGATCGGGCTGTGGAAGGAGCTATACGGGCAGCAGCTATTGCCAAAACAAAAGTAGAAATAGCCACTTCAAG AACGGCTCACGCCAGGACTAAAGGTGATGCTGCTGACCAGGccggtcagtcagccagtcaggacTCAGACATCGCCAGGGCAGTGGCCAGGGAACTGTCTCCCAACTTCCATCAGCCAG GCCCTGATTATATAAAGCAGAGGTTCAATGAGCCTATTGAACCTATTGtccaagaggagaagaaagagaagtcCCCCTCAAGTAGCCCTCATTTCTACCGTAAAGGCACAACCCCAGACCACTCTCCCACTGCGACTCCCCAGCCCTCTCCCCCACCAACACCCCCACCAGCGCCAGTCCCAGAGCCCAAGAAGAGCTTATTCAGCAAGCTCACCCCCAAGCCAGGGAAAGAGAACAAAACCCCTTCAGCAGAGAGCCAGGCCCCGGTAATCACAAAGGCAGTGTCTAAGACATCGTTGAAACAGGAAGTAAGACAAGAAGTGCCTCCTCAACCGAAAACGTTCAAGATGGCGGAGTCGGTCCCCGTCAGCCCTGGCAATGGACAGCTGCACACTGACACTGAGTACCACGGCTACTACATGAAGGCAGACGTGAAGATCCCCCCAGATGAACctgagggagtagaggaggagcaTGTTACCCCGTCGACCTTCGCCCAGATGCCACAGCCCGCAAAACCTATGGCGCAATACAGGACACCCACCCCAAAACCTGGAGCGCCAAAGTCAGCAGCCAAAGAAAGCAAACCTGAGCTAACACTTAAGAAACAAGATTCGTATAAGCCAAAAAGCCTAGCAGAAACTAGGAAACAAGCCAGYTTGGAGATCACCACGGATTTCGTAGAGGAAGAGTCAGTAAGTAACTCATACTGTATGATGATGAAAATGGGAAAACTgaagcaaagagaaagaaaggtgtCATTTCAGAACAACGTATGA
- the tmem70 gene encoding transmembrane protein 70, mitochondrial has protein sequence MFQLYFARGLRTGISQTFRIQFAALRYGRPASHACRRLPLKTREQLYHTVKRSFLNDASNKVQLASIQRMVRNLSTSSTCHSEEGKLIYSGSLGNAVRGVKMFSYTSSGASLCVMPYILLQTGIGVQSLVLKGAFCGVIGFFTFLTPILLHIITKGYVVRLYHNQDTDTYTAVTYNVLLMEKKTVFRQSEVKIPSVSKMLTTFYADKKSMLVNPMLFPLPHDYNHLMGYDKPFSFDTEDLDDNPNKS, from the exons ATGTTTCAGCTTTACTTTGCACGTGGATTACGTACTGGTATTTCGCAAACGTTTAGAATCCAATTTGCTGCCCTCCGATATGGGAGGCCTGCTTCTCACGCGTGCAGAAGGCTGCCATTGAAGACCCGAGAACAATTGTATCACACTGTCAAAAGGTCGTTTCTCAATGATGCGTCTAACAAG GTACAGTTAGCATCTATACAGCGGATGGTCCGCAACTTGTCTACATCCTCCACCTGCCACTCTGAAGAGGGGAAGCTGATCTATTCAGGGAGCCTCGGCAACGCTGTTCGAG GTGTGAAGATGTTCTCCTACACCAGTAGCGGGGCCAGCCTATGCGTGATGCCATACATCCTTCTGCAGACGGGCATCGGTGTTCAGAGTCTGGTGCTGAAAGGTGCCTTCTGCGGTGTCATCGGTTTCTTTACATTCCTGACTCCCATCCTCCTCCACATCATCACCAAAGGCTATGTGGTCCGCCTGTACCACAACCAGGACACTGACACTTACACAGCTGTCACTTACAATGTCCTCCTGATGGAGAAAAAGACTGTGTTCCGTCAGAGTGAGGTCAAGATACCGAGTGTCAGCAAAATGTTAACCACATTCTATGCCGACAAGAAGTCGATGCTTGTGAACCCGATGCTGTTCCCACTTCCTCATGACTATAATCACCTCATGGGTTACGATAAGCCCTTTTCATTTGATACGGAAGACTTGGATGATAATCCAAATAAAAGTTAA